One part of the Marinobacter sp. M3C genome encodes these proteins:
- a CDS encoding SPFH domain-containing protein, translating into MEEFLTPGLVISLIVVAIGIFIIAKGLVIVRQSEVMVIERLGSFNRILESGVNIIIPFIERPRAITMIRYLRSGQDYQAVMSDEARIDRRETVMDFPGQPVVTTDNVTVSINGALYYQIIDPRRAVYEVANMSQAVEVLAKTTLRSVVGKMELDKLFESRAEVNNAIQAEMEEPASKWGVKLTRVEVQDISMPEEVEEAMRLQMAAERKRRATVTEAEGEKTAAIAKAQGQREAAILNAQGDKESAILRAQGEQESIRLVLSAIGDSEDNKQTVIGYLLGQSYIKVLPNMAKDGERVFVPYESSALLGSMGMFRDLAGSPEDAVRSSLKKDGLRAGMLGSSGQA; encoded by the coding sequence ATGGAAGAGTTTCTAACCCCGGGGCTGGTTATCAGCCTGATTGTTGTCGCCATTGGCATTTTTATTATCGCCAAAGGCCTAGTGATTGTGCGCCAGTCTGAAGTGATGGTGATCGAGCGTTTGGGCTCTTTTAACAGAATTCTGGAAAGCGGCGTGAACATCATTATTCCGTTCATCGAACGGCCTCGCGCCATCACCATGATCCGCTATTTGCGCAGCGGCCAGGATTACCAGGCCGTGATGAGTGATGAAGCACGCATCGACCGACGCGAAACCGTGATGGATTTTCCCGGCCAGCCGGTGGTCACCACTGACAACGTAACCGTGTCGATCAACGGCGCCCTTTACTATCAGATTATCGATCCGCGCCGCGCGGTGTATGAAGTAGCCAACATGAGCCAGGCGGTGGAAGTGTTGGCCAAAACCACCCTGCGCTCCGTGGTAGGCAAAATGGAGTTGGATAAGCTGTTTGAATCCCGCGCCGAAGTAAACAATGCCATTCAGGCCGAAATGGAGGAGCCTGCGTCCAAATGGGGTGTAAAACTGACTCGGGTAGAAGTGCAGGACATCAGCATGCCCGAAGAAGTTGAAGAGGCCATGCGCCTGCAAATGGCCGCCGAGCGTAAACGCCGGGCCACCGTGACCGAAGCCGAGGGCGAAAAAACCGCTGCCATCGCCAAGGCCCAAGGCCAGCGCGAAGCGGCCATACTGAACGCCCAGGGCGACAAAGAATCCGCCATTCTGCGGGCCCAGGGTGAACAGGAATCCATTCGCCTGGTGTTGAGCGCCATCGGCGACAGCGAAGACAACAAGCAAACCGTTATCGGCTATTTACTGGGGCAAAGCTACATCAAGGTATTGCCCAATATGGCAAAAGACGGCGAGCGGGTGTTCGTGCCTTACGAGTCGTCTGCGCTGCTGGGCTCTATGGGTATGTTCCGCGACCTTGCGGGCAGCCCGGAAGATGCGGTGCGCAGCTCACTGAAAAAAGACGGTCTGCGCGCCGGCATGCTGGGATCTTCCGGCCAGGCCTGA
- a CDS encoding RHS repeat-associated core domain-containing protein — translation MKFMLTKTLAAFVALILISLPLNAAELVTYYHNDQLGSPLAATDSSGAVVWQQAYDPWGESVTTTANNRAFTGKWRDLDTGLNDYFARWQSSSIGRFTQIDDAPWHESNIHSFNRYAYANNSPYRYKDPDGNLPVDTIWDALNVVYDGARIAYGNATGNDQMVAEATTDMAVDLSAMFVPYLPAGSSKLARVVEGASEAKKVHKNSLDYVGETHVYRVKGPDGSIYKVGESAQGTKGRDGASIRAEQQARRLTRETGETYTSEIRKTFPDKASARDYETRVIERFRRMHGQDTLPGNKTNR, via the coding sequence ATGAAATTCATGTTAACGAAAACATTAGCCGCTTTTGTGGCATTGATTCTCATCTCACTGCCCCTTAATGCGGCAGAGCTAGTGACCTACTACCACAATGACCAATTGGGATCGCCGTTAGCGGCAACAGACAGCTCAGGGGCTGTTGTCTGGCAACAGGCGTATGATCCTTGGGGCGAGTCTGTCACCACTACCGCCAACAATCGAGCTTTCACCGGCAAATGGCGCGACCTGGACACGGGGCTAAACGACTACTTTGCGCGGTGGCAGAGCTCATCAATAGGTCGTTTTACGCAAATCGATGACGCGCCGTGGCATGAATCAAACATTCATTCCTTCAACCGGTATGCTTACGCGAACAATAGTCCCTATCGGTACAAAGATCCTGACGGGAATCTACCGGTTGATACGATCTGGGACGCCTTGAACGTTGTTTATGATGGTGCCCGTATTGCTTACGGTAACGCAACGGGCAACGATCAAATGGTGGCGGAAGCGACCACGGACATGGCTGTTGATTTGTCTGCCATGTTTGTCCCCTATCTGCCAGCTGGTAGTAGTAAGCTTGCGCGAGTTGTGGAAGGAGCAAGCGAGGCTAAAAAGGTCCATAAGAACTCGCTTGACTATGTTGGTGAAACCCACGTTTACCGCGTCAAAGGGCCTGACGGTTCGATTTATAAGGTAGGTGAGAGTGCGCAAGGCACTAAGGGGCGCGATGGTGCATCAATCAGAGCCGAACAACAGGCCAGAAGGTTAACTAGAGAGACCGGTGAAACCTACACTTCTGAAATCCGTAAAACATTCCCAGATAAAGCATCTGCACGAGATTATGAGACGCGAGTAATCGAGCGTTTCCGCCGGATGCATGGGCAAGACACGTTACCAGGAAATAAGACAAACCGATGA
- a CDS encoding Imm39 family immunity protein: MITKPPHNRKLGLSGVALTKQRNNRHDTKALTAVRDELEKIIIDSEYLEGASFFWVTIAVRYGLKNDDKPSYQAVNKKYGDLPLSVEVDTQELIGASLEELKLIFKRAVLKALIHAGKKFERPIVPFEQALESLPESAS; the protein is encoded by the coding sequence ATGATTACTAAACCTCCGCATAATCGAAAGTTGGGGCTGAGCGGTGTAGCCCTGACGAAACAACGTAACAACCGTCATGACACCAAAGCATTAACAGCAGTACGAGATGAATTAGAAAAAATTATTATTGATTCCGAATACTTAGAAGGCGCGTCATTTTTCTGGGTAACGATTGCTGTTCGTTATGGTTTAAAAAATGATGATAAGCCAAGCTATCAAGCAGTAAATAAAAAGTATGGCGATCTTCCCTTATCTGTTGAGGTGGATACTCAAGAATTGATAGGTGCTTCGCTTGAAGAGTTAAAGCTGATTTTTAAGAGAGCTGTGTTGAAAGCTTTGATTCATGCAGGTAAGAAATTTGAGCGGCCAATAGTGCCATTTGAACAGGCGTTGGAATCTTTACCTGAGTCAGCTTCCTAA
- the istB gene encoding IS21-like element helper ATPase IstB, giving the protein MLKHPTLDKLHALKLTGMAAALADQSATPDITELSFEERLGLLVDREMTERDNRRLTSRLRRAGLRHTAVLEDLDYRNSRGLDKGLIQSLASCQWVKEHLNVLITGPTGVGKTWLACALAHKACREGYTAQYVRLTRLLRELTIAKGDGQYPKLLANLAKVDVLILDDWGLMKLSAENRRDLLEVLEDRYGRRSTIATSQLPIEEWHDVIGDATLADAILDRLVHNAYKINLRGESMRKRQAKLTGTTASE; this is encoded by the coding sequence ATGCTGAAACATCCGACTCTGGACAAACTCCATGCCCTCAAATTGACCGGCATGGCCGCTGCACTGGCTGATCAGTCAGCCACGCCCGACATCACAGAACTGAGCTTCGAGGAACGCCTTGGACTGCTGGTTGACCGGGAGATGACCGAAAGAGACAACCGACGCTTGACCAGCCGGCTGCGCCGGGCTGGACTGCGACACACCGCCGTTCTCGAAGACCTGGATTACCGGAACTCACGCGGCCTGGATAAGGGATTAATCCAATCCCTGGCAAGCTGCCAATGGGTGAAGGAACACCTGAATGTGCTCATTACCGGCCCCACCGGTGTTGGCAAAACTTGGTTAGCCTGTGCCCTGGCGCACAAAGCCTGTCGGGAAGGCTACACCGCGCAGTACGTTCGCCTGACTCGGCTGCTACGAGAACTGACCATCGCCAAAGGAGACGGTCAGTACCCCAAACTGCTAGCAAATCTCGCCAAAGTCGATGTACTGATCCTGGACGATTGGGGGCTCATGAAACTGAGCGCAGAGAACCGAAGAGACTTGTTGGAAGTGCTGGAAGACCGTTACGGCCGTCGTTCCACCATCGCCACCAGCCAACTCCCTATCGAGGAATGGCATGACGTCATCGGTGACGCCACTCTGGCAGATGCCATTCTGGATCGGCTGGTTCACAACGCCTACAAGATCAATCTCAGGGGTGAATCCATGCGAAAACGACAAGCAAAGTTGACGGGCACCACAGCTTCGGAGTAA